A genomic window from Punica granatum isolate Tunisia-2019 chromosome 2, ASM765513v2, whole genome shotgun sequence includes:
- the LOC116195643 gene encoding uncharacterized protein LOC116195643 isoform X3, protein MRWLDSPWIIVWRVVARPDPWSLTSPTGESISRYDQHYFPPYEALPMCRLVGHEGSIFRIAWSSDGSKLVSVSDDRSARIWQVHSEANCSDNIGQISFLFGHNARVWDCVISKNLIITASEDCSCRLWGLDGKQLKVIKEHIGRGIWRCLFDPNSSVLITGGFDSGIKVYQLNSLLAQDPHRCFGAHAVSDRTELFAVRIPNSSESLGLMDSKSEYVRGLRFSSEDTLYVATNRGYLYHTKLPKFGDVTWTQLAHVSPELPIVCIDLLSQSPSIISGGNEDWLATGDGKGRATVVKVLNHADSPRVDSTFSWSAEKDRQLLGIYWCRSLGHRFIFTADPTGVIKLWRLDIAVSFVPCDTGESTHVSLLAEFASHLGNRIICLDASPQEEVLICGDLRGNLVMFPLLKDQLLNVSVASQATISPMNHFKGAHGISTVSSITVSGCSPNHIEICSTGADGCMCHLEYDRNLQIVKFVGMKQVKELSLIESVSVDKNLGSSEYAAGFASTDFIIWNLATETKVLQVPCGGWRRPHSYYFGDVPDTKNCFAYVKDEIIHIHRLWKSESGESILPRNLHLQFHGRELHSLCFMRQNPQVEANERSSWLVTGCEDGTVRLTRYDPFVENWSSSKLLGEHVGGSAVRSICCVSRTHRVNTLAGGYKENLTKNVEAFTEAGDDPVLLISVGAKRVLTSWLLRKWNPREEESLVDHQQQKKTDNGSAGSSSMSFQWLSTDMPVRNSVPPKKSEKIDRFVKGRKNGSTENVDAKVKLPTEGSLGDKYEDDWRYLAVTAFLVKYTGSRLTVCFTAVACSDATLTLRALVLPYCLWFDVAMLVPLSSPVLSLQHAIVPAASLPGQKTPMRNLYVVISGATDGSIAFWDLTGSIEAFMDRLSTLHLENLIDCQKRPRTGRGSQGGRWWRSLNSRFPKKAPRKDSETAKSQEAANGNVLDDASCRSSLFDDSSCCTSEASKAESPKLEKKSADNSVVEISEISPLYILNSVHQSGVNCLHVSEAKHGQCSDGGSMYCIVSGGDDQALHCLTFEVLPQSSTPDPEISTVKYEYSHDFLPHGKHCVIKLICRDNIASGHSSAVKGVWTDGTWVLSTGLDQRVRCWILSETGKVTEHSHLIISVPEPEALDVRACGRDRYQIAVAGRGMQMIDFSAEMQKTE, encoded by the exons ATGAGGTGGCTAGACTCTCCCTGG ATCATTGTTTGGAGAGTGGTCGCTCGTCCTGATCCATGGTCTTTGACTAGTCCCACGGGAGAAAGTATTTCCAGATATGACCAGCACTATTTTCCACCTTATGAAGCTCTCCCCATGTGTAGACTTGTCGGACATGAAGGTTCAATTTTTCGAATAGCATGGTCCTCTGATGGGTCCAAATTGGTCTCTGTTTCTGATGATCGTAG TGCGCGTATATGGCAAGTTCATTCTGAAGCGAACTGTTCTGATAATattgggcaaatcagctttctttttggccACAATGCTCGAGTTTGGGATTGTGTCATTTCTAAAAAT CTGATCATTACAGCCAGTGAAGATTGCTCCTGTCGTTTGTGGGGGCTTGATGGTAAACAGCTTAAGGTGATCAAGGAACACAT AGGAAGGGGTATATGGAGATGCCTATTTGATCCAAACTCATCAGTCCTCATTACTGGTGGTTTTGACTCTGGAATTAAAGTGTATCAGCTGAATTCCCTTTTAGCTCAAGATCCACATCGGTGTTTTGGTGCACATGCAGTCTCAGACAGGACCGAGCTTTTTGCTGTTCGTATTCCCAATTCATCAGAAAGTTTGGGACTTATGGACAG TAAAAGTGAATATGTGCGCGGCTTACGTTTTTCAAGTGAAGACACCCTTTATGTTGCAACAAATCGTGGTTATCTTTACCACACTAAATTGCCTAAATTTGGTGATGTGACATGGACCCAACTTGCTCATGTCAGTCCTGAGTTGCCTATTGTTTGCATTGATCTGTTGTCCCAGAGTCCATCTATCATTTCTGGTGGAAATGAGGATTGGCTTGCTACTGGCGATGGAAAAGGCCGTGCAACAGTTGTTAAAGTTCTGAATCATGCAGATTCTCCAAGAGTGGACTCCACTTTCTCTTGGTCAGCTGAGAAGGATCGACAGCTTCTTGGAATCTACTGGTGCAGATCCTTGGGACATAG GTTCATCTTCACAGCTGACCCTACAGGAGTTATAAAGCTCTGGAGGTTGGATATTGCCGTGTCATTTGTTCCTTGTGATACTGGGGAAAGTACCCATGTATCTCTATTAGCAGAATTTGCATCTCATCTTGGAAATCGAATTATTTGTCTGGATGCATCACCTCAGGAAGAG GTGCTAATTTGTGGAGATCTTCGAGGAAACTTGGTCATGTTTCCTCTCTTAAAGGACCAGTTACTGAACGTATCTGTGGCATCACAAGCAACGATATCTCCAATGAACCATTTCAAAGGAGCCCATGGGATATCAACAGTGTCTAGTATTACAGTTTCTGGATGTAGTCCAAATCACATAGAGATATGCTCG ACCGGAGCTGATGGGTGTATGTGCCATCTGGAGTATGACAGAAATCTACAAATTGTAAAATTTGTAGGGATGAAACAAGTGAAAGAACTGAGCTTGATTGAATCTGTTTCTGTGGATAAAAATCTTGGGAGCAGCGAGTATGCAGCTGGATTTGCATCTACAGATTTCATAATATGGAACTTAGCGACTGAGACTAAG GTTCTGCAAGTCCCATGTGGTGGATGGAGGCGACCGCATTCTTACTACTTTGGTGATGTTCCTGATACGAAGAACTGCTTTGCTTATGTCAAG GATGAGATTATTCATATTCATCGACTTTGGAAATCGGAAAGTGGGGAGAGTATACTCCCTCGGAATCTGCACCTGCAATTCCATGGGAGAGAACTGCATTCCTTGTGCTTCATGCGTCAAAATCCCCAAGTTGAAGCAAACGAGAGATCCAGTTGGCTTGTGACTGGTTGTGAGGATGGAACAGTGAGACTGACTCG GTATGATCCATTTGTAGAGAACTGGTCCTCATCCAAATTACTTGGCGAGCATGTTGGTGGATCGGCTGTTAGATCAATATGCTGCGTGTCGAGGACTCACAGAGTCAACACATTGGCGGGTGGCTACAAAGAGAATCTGACCAAGAATGTAGAAGCTTTCACAGAGGCTGGAGATGATCCAGTTTTGCTTATTTCAGTCGGTGCTAAACGAGTTCTAACTTCTTGGCTGCTGAGAAAATGGAATCCACGTGAAGAGGAATCACTTGTTGATCATCAACAACAGAAGAAGACTGATAATGGCTCAGCTGGATCTTCTTCAATGTCATTCCAATGGCTGTCCACTGATATGCCAGTCAGGAACTCAGTGCCACccaaaaaatcagaaaaaattGATAGATTTGTCAAGGGAAGGAAAAATGGGAGTACTGAAAATGTGGATGCTAAAGTGAAACTGCCTACGGAAGGAAGTCTTGGGGATAAATATGAAGATGACTGGAGATATCTTGCAGTCACCGCTTTTCTTGTAAAATATACTGGTTCTAG gTTAACAGTCTGCTTCACTGCTGTTGCTTGTTCAGATGCCACTCTCACACTCAGAGCTCTTGTCTTGCCCTATTGTTTGTG GTTTGATGTTGCTATGTTGGTCCCTCTGTCCTCGCCAGTCTTATCTCTTCAACACGCCATTGTTCCTGCGGCCTCCCTTCCAGGAC AGAAAACGCCGATGAGGAATTTATACGTTGTCATTAGTGGAGCTACAGATGGAAGTATTGCCTTTTGGGATCTGACTGGAAGCATTGAAGCTTTTATGGATAGGCTCTCTACTCTCCATTTGGAAAATCTGATTGACTGCCAAAAACGCCCTCGAACAGGGCGGGGAAGCCAGGGAGGAAGATGGTGGAGATCTCTGAATTCTCGATTTCCCAAGAAAGCACCCAGAAAAGATTCTGAGACTGCCAAATCTCAAGAAGCAGCTAATGGAAATGTGTTGGATGATGCTTCTTGTCGTTCATCTTTATTTGATGATTCCAGTTGCTGTACATCTGAAGCAAGTAAAGCTGAATCCCCCAAGTTGGAAAAGAAATCAGCAGATAATTCCGTTGTTGAGATCTCTGAAATAAGTCCATTGTACATTCTCAACAGCGTTCATCAATCTGGCGTTAATTGTCTGCATGTGTCGGAGGCAAAACATGGTCAATGTTCTGATGGTGGTTCCATGTACTGTATTGTAAGTGGGGGGGATGACCAAGCACTTCATTGCCTTACATTTGAGGTCTTACCTCAATCTTCAACCCCAGATCCAGAGATTTCAACCGTTAAATATGAATATTCGCATGATTTTCTTCCTCATGGAAAGCATTGTGTGATCAAATTAATCTGTCGGGACAATATTGCCTCGGGCCACAGCTCTGCTGTAAAAG GTGTTTGGACTGATGGCACTTGGGTGCTTTCTACTGGTCTCGATCAGCGCGTTCGATGCTGGATCCTCAGTGAAACTGGTAAAGTAACAGAGCATTCTCATCTGATCATTAGTGTTCCAGAGCCTGAAGCTTTGGATGTGAGAGCTTGTGGTCG GGACAGGTATCAGATAGCAGTAGCTGGGAGAGGGATGCAAATGATTGACTTCTCGGCCGAGATGCAGAAAACAGAATGA